In a single window of the Pseudohongiella acticola genome:
- a CDS encoding (2Fe-2S)-binding protein, which yields MIELTINGTTRQLDIEPEMPLLWALRNELGLTGTKFGCGIAACGACTVHVNGQPVRSCMTPVSAVQNGQVTTIEGLAVDATGNRAITAVQQAWVDHQVPQCGYCQSGMIMAVSALLADNPNPDKATIERSVSNVCRCGTYPRVSKAIQALIAEQATTNTPQGETA from the coding sequence ATGATCGAACTTACTATTAACGGAACCACCCGGCAACTGGATATTGAGCCGGAAATGCCCTTGCTCTGGGCGCTTCGCAATGAACTGGGGCTGACCGGCACCAAGTTTGGCTGTGGTATTGCCGCTTGCGGCGCCTGCACCGTTCATGTCAACGGCCAGCCCGTGCGCAGCTGCATGACGCCTGTCAGTGCCGTGCAAAACGGCCAGGTCACCACCATCGAGGGCCTTGCTGTTGATGCCACCGGCAACCGCGCCATAACAGCCGTACAACAGGCCTGGGTAGATCATCAGGTGCCACAATGTGGCTACTGCCAGTCGGGCATGATCATGGCTGTCAGTGCGCTGCTGGCCGACAATCCGAACCCGGATAAGGCAACTATTGAGCGCAGCGTCAGCAACGTCTGCCGATGTGGTACCTACCCTCGTGTCAGTAAGGCGATTCAGGCACTGATTGCCGAACAGGCCACGACCAATACGCCCCAGGGAGAAACCGCATGA
- a CDS encoding xanthine dehydrogenase family protein molybdopterin-binding subunit — protein sequence MKMNRRRFLLGTTVIGGGLLLGYAVTRPTRQSLANRDHAEAGQTFLTTWLRIDPDNKVTVVVPHSEMGQGVLTSLPMMAADEMDADWNLVRVEQAPATDLFANGVLIKGFAMSMGLNVPAFLDRSVDFATLKAAEIMNMQITGGSSSVRFTGEMGMRAAGAAARQMLLEAAAGQWNVDASECDARNSFVYHEASGRSASFGELASAASQLEPPRNPTLKTPDRFTLMGTPVPRVDIPAKVDGTAMYGIDARPEGLLYAAVTTAPVFGGKLARVDNVDAVMQRRGVKRVIELEDAVAVVADNYWRASEALKQLQPVFTDTDFDESSTRNIFAEFDAALDNGDRHEDVHAGEATQAFASAAETVTANYRVPYLAHAAMEPMNCTVHFHDDRCDVWTGTQDNLGIRGRVASVADMDENAVTVHPFYLGGGFGRRLPQSTNTIDQATRIASYFDVPVQTLWSREEDTRQDYYRPAVSSRFRAALDSNGQLTAWENVYIGKNEPVEAAHIAYQVPNQQIDYVECPTHVPFGAWRSVAHSQHSFFLESFTDELAWHARQDPLQYRLALLQDKPRHRRVLEQAAASAAWTTPVPAGRARGIALQESFGSIVAEVAEVSLTEAGEVRVEKVTCAIDCGRVVNPDTAASQVESGIIYGLTAAMYGQISIENGRVKESNFHDYEMLRLADSPEIEVILLESDDAPVGGLGEPATPPISAAVTNALYALTGQRVRELPLKNYRFLPPPTEAAETV from the coding sequence ATGAAAATGAATCGACGCCGTTTTTTGCTGGGCACCACCGTCATTGGCGGCGGATTGCTCTTGGGTTACGCGGTAACTCGCCCAACACGTCAGTCTCTGGCCAACCGCGATCACGCGGAAGCCGGACAGACATTTTTGACTACCTGGCTGCGTATTGACCCTGACAACAAGGTCACGGTTGTGGTGCCACATTCAGAAATGGGTCAGGGCGTGCTGACATCGTTGCCGATGATGGCCGCTGACGAAATGGATGCCGACTGGAATCTGGTGCGGGTAGAACAGGCGCCGGCAACCGACCTGTTTGCCAATGGCGTGCTGATCAAGGGCTTTGCCATGTCCATGGGCCTGAACGTGCCCGCGTTTCTGGATCGCAGCGTCGATTTTGCAACGCTGAAAGCCGCCGAAATCATGAACATGCAGATCACCGGTGGCAGCAGTTCCGTGCGCTTTACCGGCGAGATGGGCATGCGTGCTGCCGGCGCTGCCGCCAGGCAGATGCTCCTTGAAGCCGCTGCCGGACAATGGAACGTTGATGCCAGCGAATGCGATGCCCGCAACAGTTTTGTTTATCACGAAGCCAGCGGTCGTTCTGCCAGTTTTGGCGAACTTGCCAGCGCCGCCTCTCAGTTAGAGCCGCCTCGTAACCCGACACTAAAAACGCCGGACCGCTTCACCCTGATGGGCACGCCCGTGCCGCGTGTTGATATTCCTGCCAAAGTCGATGGTACTGCCATGTATGGCATTGACGCCCGACCCGAAGGCCTGCTTTACGCAGCAGTGACCACGGCTCCGGTATTTGGCGGCAAGCTGGCCCGAGTCGATAATGTTGACGCTGTCATGCAGCGCCGTGGCGTAAAACGCGTCATTGAGCTTGAGGATGCCGTTGCCGTAGTCGCCGATAATTACTGGCGCGCCAGTGAAGCATTAAAACAGTTACAGCCAGTGTTCACCGACACCGACTTTGACGAAAGCAGCACACGTAACATTTTTGCCGAATTCGATGCAGCGCTGGATAACGGCGATCGCCATGAAGATGTGCACGCCGGTGAAGCGACCCAGGCTTTCGCCAGCGCGGCGGAAACAGTCACCGCGAATTATCGTGTACCGTATCTTGCGCACGCCGCCATGGAACCGATGAACTGTACCGTTCACTTTCATGACGACCGCTGTGATGTCTGGACCGGTACCCAGGATAATCTGGGCATTCGCGGACGCGTGGCGTCAGTCGCGGACATGGACGAGAATGCTGTCACCGTGCATCCGTTTTATCTGGGTGGTGGTTTCGGCCGTCGATTGCCACAATCAACCAATACCATTGATCAGGCAACCCGCATCGCCAGCTATTTTGATGTCCCGGTGCAGACCCTGTGGAGTCGGGAAGAAGATACCCGTCAGGATTATTACCGGCCTGCTGTCAGCAGCCGGTTCAGGGCCGCACTGGACAGTAATGGTCAGCTGACCGCTTGGGAAAACGTTTACATCGGCAAAAACGAGCCGGTGGAAGCGGCGCATATTGCCTATCAGGTGCCTAACCAGCAGATCGATTATGTGGAGTGCCCGACTCATGTGCCATTTGGCGCCTGGCGCAGCGTGGCGCATTCACAGCATTCGTTTTTTCTGGAATCGTTCACTGACGAACTGGCCTGGCATGCAAGGCAGGACCCGCTACAGTATCGGCTGGCGTTGCTGCAGGACAAACCACGTCACCGCCGCGTACTGGAACAGGCAGCCGCCAGTGCGGCCTGGACTACGCCTGTGCCAGCAGGTCGTGCCCGTGGTATCGCACTGCAGGAAAGTTTTGGCAGCATTGTGGCTGAAGTCGCAGAGGTATCACTGACCGAGGCCGGTGAAGTCCGGGTCGAAAAAGTTACCTGCGCCATCGATTGCGGTCGCGTGGTCAATCCGGACACGGCTGCTTCACAAGTTGAAAGCGGCATCATTTACGGCCTGACGGCGGCCATGTACGGTCAGATCAGTATCGAGAATGGTCGCGTCAAGGAAAGCAATTTCCACGACTACGAAATGTTGCGGCTGGCTGATTCGCCCGAGATTGAGGTGATTTTACTGGAGTCTGACGATGCGCCTGTCGGAGGGCTTGGTGAACCGGCCACACCACCGATTTCGGCTGCGGTTACCAATGCGCTTTATGCCTTGACGGGTCAGCGTGTACGTGAACTTCCGTTAAAGAACTACCGCTTCCTGCCACCTCCCACTGAGGCGGCGGAAACCGTCTGA